A genome region from Eurosta solidaginis isolate ZX-2024a chromosome 2, ASM4086904v1, whole genome shotgun sequence includes the following:
- the LOC137239287 gene encoding lipase 3-like isoform X2, producing MCFLIGARKISKPRNIESHNYPVQKHLVHTSDGYLLTIFRIPPHTQSHEHSNKTNKVVLLQHGFTLSSDVWLLRGPESDLPYLLADEGYDVWLGNNRGNPYSRRHITLDPQADKQYFWNFTWHEMGYYDLPSMIDYILADTGQESLHYVGYSQGGLVALVLLTTRPEYGAKFKTLQFTAPTVYMKHIQVPIISNWRYTLGGYLGRIFDWWGYAETLTFGRSNIYQRACKALCGDGAYFRPLYLKVYGMLAGRVNVGENYQRILPDMCATLPLGASNKQLLHYIQLHAFDGFNHFDYGSPEKNLRQYGHTTPPSYNLSAVNNCITLYYSETDNMSAAEDVRQLGKELHCAELYLLPHKAWNHGDFVWSRHVRQSLHDPIIKKINVWEADRIGGCT from the exons ATGTGTTTTTTAATAGGCGCGAGGAAAATTTCGAAG CCTCGCAACATCGAAAGCCACAATTATCCTGTGCAGAAGCACTTAGTACACACCAGCGACGGTTACTTGCTTACCATATTTCGCATACCACCGCACACACAATCACACGAGCattcaaataaaacaaataaagtcGTGTTACTGCAACATGGTTTTACGCTCTCCTCCGATGTATGGCTGTTGCGTGGTCCAGAGTCTGATTTGCCTTATCTACTCGCAGATGAGGGCTACGATGTCTGGTTAGGCAATAATCGTGGCAATCCTTATAGTCGCCGTCACATTACACtagatccacaagctgataagcAATATTTTTGGAATTTCACATGGCATGAAATGGGCTATTATGATCTACCCAGCATGATAGATTATATACTAGCAGATACGGGACAAGAATCACTACATTATGTGGGTTATTCACAAGGTGGTCTAGTAGCATTGGTGCTCTTAACGACGCGTCCTGAATATGGAGCAAAATTTAAGACATTACAATTTACTGCACCCACAGTGTACATGAAACATATTCAAGTGCCAATAATATCGAATTGGCGTTATACTTTGGGAGGATATTTGGGACGTATCTTTGATTGGTGGGGTTATGCAGAAACGCTAACTTTTGGACGATCGAATATATATCAGCGTGCCTGCAAAGCGCTTTGCGGTGATGGTGCTTATTTTAGACCGCTTTATTTGAAAGTTTATGGCATGCTTGCTGGTCGTGTGAATGTTGGTGAAAACTATCAG CGCATATTGCCGGACATGTGCGCCACATTACCCTTGGGCGCCTCAAACAAACAACTTTTGCATTATATACAACTGCATGCCTTTGATGGGTTTAATCACTTTGATTATGGTAGCCCTGAAAAGAATCTACGACAATATGGGCATACTACGCCACCCAGCTATAATTTGAGTGCTGTGAATAACTGTATAACATTATATTACAGTGAAACGGATAACATGAGCGCTGCGGAGGATGTGCGTCAACTGGGCAAGGAGTTGCATTGTGCAGAATTGTATCTGCTTCCCCATAAGGCTTGGAATCATGGTGATTTTGTATGGTCTCGTCATGTTCGACAGTCATTACATGATCCtattattaagaaaattaatgttTGGGAGGCGGATAGGATAGGGGGATGCACATAA
- the LOC137239287 gene encoding lipase 3-like isoform X1 codes for MKVNLSKIFELTFVLIFCVTEIDCTLTPRNIESHNYPVQKHLVHTSDGYLLTIFRIPPHTQSHEHSNKTNKVVLLQHGFTLSSDVWLLRGPESDLPYLLADEGYDVWLGNNRGNPYSRRHITLDPQADKQYFWNFTWHEMGYYDLPSMIDYILADTGQESLHYVGYSQGGLVALVLLTTRPEYGAKFKTLQFTAPTVYMKHIQVPIISNWRYTLGGYLGRIFDWWGYAETLTFGRSNIYQRACKALCGDGAYFRPLYLKVYGMLAGRVNVGENYQRILPDMCATLPLGASNKQLLHYIQLHAFDGFNHFDYGSPEKNLRQYGHTTPPSYNLSAVNNCITLYYSETDNMSAAEDVRQLGKELHCAELYLLPHKAWNHGDFVWSRHVRQSLHDPIIKKINVWEADRIGGCT; via the exons ATGAAAGtgaatttaagtaaaatttttgaattaacttttgtgttaattttttgtGTGACGGAAATTGATTGCACTTTGACG CCTCGCAACATCGAAAGCCACAATTATCCTGTGCAGAAGCACTTAGTACACACCAGCGACGGTTACTTGCTTACCATATTTCGCATACCACCGCACACACAATCACACGAGCattcaaataaaacaaataaagtcGTGTTACTGCAACATGGTTTTACGCTCTCCTCCGATGTATGGCTGTTGCGTGGTCCAGAGTCTGATTTGCCTTATCTACTCGCAGATGAGGGCTACGATGTCTGGTTAGGCAATAATCGTGGCAATCCTTATAGTCGCCGTCACATTACACtagatccacaagctgataagcAATATTTTTGGAATTTCACATGGCATGAAATGGGCTATTATGATCTACCCAGCATGATAGATTATATACTAGCAGATACGGGACAAGAATCACTACATTATGTGGGTTATTCACAAGGTGGTCTAGTAGCATTGGTGCTCTTAACGACGCGTCCTGAATATGGAGCAAAATTTAAGACATTACAATTTACTGCACCCACAGTGTACATGAAACATATTCAAGTGCCAATAATATCGAATTGGCGTTATACTTTGGGAGGATATTTGGGACGTATCTTTGATTGGTGGGGTTATGCAGAAACGCTAACTTTTGGACGATCGAATATATATCAGCGTGCCTGCAAAGCGCTTTGCGGTGATGGTGCTTATTTTAGACCGCTTTATTTGAAAGTTTATGGCATGCTTGCTGGTCGTGTGAATGTTGGTGAAAACTATCAG CGCATATTGCCGGACATGTGCGCCACATTACCCTTGGGCGCCTCAAACAAACAACTTTTGCATTATATACAACTGCATGCCTTTGATGGGTTTAATCACTTTGATTATGGTAGCCCTGAAAAGAATCTACGACAATATGGGCATACTACGCCACCCAGCTATAATTTGAGTGCTGTGAATAACTGTATAACATTATATTACAGTGAAACGGATAACATGAGCGCTGCGGAGGATGTGCGTCAACTGGGCAAGGAGTTGCATTGTGCAGAATTGTATCTGCTTCCCCATAAGGCTTGGAATCATGGTGATTTTGTATGGTCTCGTCATGTTCGACAGTCATTACATGATCCtattattaagaaaattaatgttTGGGAGGCGGATAGGATAGGGGGATGCACATAA